One genomic segment of Synechocystis sp. LKSZ1 includes these proteins:
- a CDS encoding DUF4090 family protein yields MSDTTTTKTTGADAIDEAIAAGIDFDGSPIPAAKLELYQRVMALEAQRQRSGVSNTMRSRIVRIGAKHIPQTELNQQLLDAGFAPLKDKEIAFFYGGK; encoded by the coding sequence ATGTCGGATACCACTACGACAAAAACCACCGGGGCCGATGCCATTGATGAAGCCATTGCCGCCGGCATTGACTTCGATGGTTCGCCGATTCCCGCCGCTAAATTGGAATTGTACCAGCGGGTTATGGCCCTGGAGGCCCAACGCCAACGGAGTGGCGTGAGTAATACTATGCGTTCCCGCATTGTGCGGATTGGTGCCAAGCATATTCCCCAAACTGAGCTCAACCAACAGTTGCTTGATGCGGGTTTTGCTCCCCTCAAAGATAAAGAAATTGCCTTTTTCTACGGTGGCAAATAG
- a CDS encoding ABC transporter permease, which yields MSNSLQFWQSVQGVAQRVWWELLHRKRSLLFWLVFPLVVLLLNGIIFADRAELELSEALQFAAPASLVGAAFFFSCLGGSVAIIVAEREQNTLKRLLITPLSGGAYFAGIYLALGGIALLQTLAVLILVYLLGAPYQGNWGLGLAILVLSVAAYVGAGFILGTQLARRTEDVNALVATLGLPLMILGGAFFPSSIFPKSLLAIARYNPVYHMTEALTQVWAEGKDWPTIQGHLQFLAIFTVFMILGGWLAYQRVLAQERRR from the coding sequence ATGTCAAATAGTCTGCAATTCTGGCAGTCCGTCCAGGGAGTGGCCCAGCGGGTCTGGTGGGAGCTACTGCATCGTAAACGCAGTTTGCTGTTTTGGCTGGTGTTTCCCTTGGTGGTGTTACTGCTGAATGGCATCATCTTTGCTGACCGGGCCGAGTTGGAACTGTCGGAGGCCCTGCAATTTGCGGCTCCGGCGAGTCTGGTGGGGGCGGCCTTCTTTTTCAGTTGTCTGGGGGGAAGCGTGGCCATTATTGTGGCGGAACGAGAACAAAATACTCTCAAGCGCCTGCTGATCACCCCGCTTTCCGGTGGCGCCTATTTTGCGGGGATCTACCTGGCCCTGGGGGGCATTGCTCTCCTGCAAACCCTGGCGGTGTTAATACTGGTTTATCTATTGGGAGCCCCCTACCAAGGGAATTGGGGCCTGGGATTAGCGATCTTGGTGCTCAGTGTCGCCGCCTACGTTGGGGCCGGCTTTATCCTAGGCACGCAATTGGCCCGGCGGACAGAGGATGTTAATGCCCTGGTTGCAACCCTTGGCCTGCCGTTAATGATCCTCGGCGGGGCCTTTTTCCCCAGTTCTATTTTTCCAAAATCCCTGCTGGCCATCGCCCGCTACAATCCGGTTTACCATATGACCGAGGCCTTAACCCAAGTCTGGGCTGAAGGGAAAGATTGGCCGACCATTCAGGGCCACCTGCAATTTCTAGCTATCTTTACCGTCTTTATGATCCTGGGGGGTTGGTTGGCCTATCAGCGAGTCTTGGCCCAGGAGCGTCGTCGTTGA
- a CDS encoding phospholipid carrier-dependent glycosyltransferase, producing the protein MALPSMIERKLSPGWILGAIWLLSNLNDRLWLALDHSIPAWDQSNHLSYALTYLQALQSPDFFNGDWWRQFWMLSPKYPPLTYLMTVPFQRIWGTGQAAPVWNGDGVVLLTNWLYSGLLIVSVYLIGQQLFNRRIGLWAAAITVLLPRIYQTRLLYLLDTPLLTFAVASFACLTLWQGQKSLRKQWFWSLAFGLCLGLGLFTKQSILFYLFFPILGLSIYYLWHRAWLRILQLGCAFLFSALLWFPWYRTNWIYLFSTAQNSNAIPASLEGDPPINSWAAWVYYWNDLPLAVTWVWLIVPLVGLLLHLLGRFPQKTNDLSLKQVLPGLLWLGLYVGGTYLVCSALYNKDSRYILPYLPGLALFLAVGLTRWRGRWRWVPWATLGVGILVMQTNLFAIPGTEALSRTLNPAVFFRPHLAQIPPQPSLLVDIVHQATTANPYQRINLGVIPNTDSFNPNTLNYFGALDSFRLFGRELGSRPEQIQQDQANFDWFLTKQGDNGFAQAAQLDVAQALPQNPFFKTFHHWSSPGRADLTLDLYQRVHPSVAITPLADPVPALRLEHLEISAVAPPGQPLPVTYQWAGAWQDLNQGLVLITWQNITDPSQAWFGDHAVGLGQLLPPEQPTQGLQILEHTAMLPPATLPAGTYRLRVEYLDRRTGQATPMAFPATTVRLDPGAKALAAPPLDYVTQLRTLAPDLARGIPGLDPIFQQIDRLNLYDPTQDYLKQADASLSYRLSQNPPDPVALTYALVLSRVLQQNPPTAIAALQSLVQLDGQNPYAHAYLAFVYLYDWQGRPAEQALAPALALAPNNREINLLLGIAKLMQGNLWGAWHTLKPWL; encoded by the coding sequence TTGGCCTTGCCCTCCATGATCGAACGCAAGCTTTCGCCGGGCTGGATTCTCGGCGCGATTTGGCTGTTGAGTAACCTGAATGACCGTCTTTGGTTGGCCCTCGACCACTCCATACCCGCCTGGGACCAAAGCAATCACCTCAGCTATGCCCTGACCTATCTCCAGGCCCTGCAAAGCCCAGACTTTTTCAACGGTGATTGGTGGCGACAATTCTGGATGCTTTCCCCCAAGTATCCCCCCTTGACCTATCTGATGACGGTTCCCTTCCAGAGGATTTGGGGAACGGGCCAGGCGGCTCCTGTCTGGAACGGTGATGGTGTTGTCCTCTTAACGAATTGGCTATACAGCGGCTTGCTCATTGTGTCGGTGTACTTAATTGGCCAACAGTTGTTTAACCGCCGGATTGGCCTGTGGGCGGCGGCGATTACCGTCCTTTTGCCTCGCATTTATCAAACGCGGCTGTTGTACCTCCTCGACACGCCGTTGTTAACCTTTGCTGTAGCCAGCTTTGCCTGTTTGACCCTCTGGCAGGGCCAGAAAAGTCTGAGAAAACAATGGTTCTGGAGCCTGGCTTTTGGCCTCTGTCTAGGCCTCGGCCTCTTCACGAAACAAAGCATTTTATTTTATTTATTTTTTCCCATTTTGGGATTAAGTATTTATTATTTGTGGCACCGAGCCTGGCTCAGAATTCTGCAATTGGGGTGTGCTTTTTTGTTCTCGGCTCTGCTGTGGTTTCCCTGGTATCGCACTAATTGGATTTATCTCTTCAGTACGGCCCAAAATTCCAATGCCATCCCCGCTAGTTTGGAAGGAGATCCCCCCATTAACTCCTGGGCGGCCTGGGTCTATTACTGGAACGATTTACCCTTGGCAGTAACCTGGGTCTGGTTGATCGTGCCCCTAGTGGGCCTGTTGTTGCACCTGCTGGGCCGGTTTCCCCAGAAAACCAACGATTTATCCCTCAAACAAGTCTTACCCGGCCTGCTCTGGCTGGGTCTCTATGTGGGGGGTACCTACTTGGTTTGCTCGGCTCTCTACAACAAGGATAGTCGTTACATCCTGCCCTATTTACCCGGCCTAGCCCTGTTCCTGGCGGTTGGCCTGACGCGCTGGCGGGGCCGCTGGCGTTGGGTGCCTTGGGCCACCTTGGGAGTCGGCATCTTGGTGATGCAGACCAATCTCTTTGCCATTCCCGGCACAGAGGCCCTGAGTCGAACCCTCAATCCTGCCGTCTTTTTTCGGCCCCATTTGGCCCAGATCCCCCCCCAACCAAGCCTTTTGGTGGATATTGTCCATCAGGCCACCACGGCTAATCCCTACCAACGCATTAATCTAGGGGTGATTCCTAATACGGACAGTTTTAATCCCAACACCCTTAATTATTTTGGGGCCCTAGATTCTTTCCGACTCTTTGGACGGGAATTAGGAAGTCGCCCAGAGCAGATCCAACAGGATCAAGCCAATTTTGATTGGTTCTTAACCAAACAGGGGGATAACGGTTTTGCCCAAGCGGCCCAACTCGATGTGGCCCAGGCCCTGCCCCAAAATCCTTTTTTTAAAACCTTTCACCATTGGTCGAGTCCTGGTCGTGCGGATCTTACTCTAGATCTATATCAACGGGTTCATCCCTCTGTCGCCATTACTCCCCTAGCAGACCCTGTTCCGGCCCTGCGCCTAGAGCATCTAGAGATTTCCGCCGTTGCTCCCCCCGGCCAACCCCTGCCGGTAACCTACCAATGGGCCGGGGCCTGGCAAGACCTCAATCAAGGCCTGGTACTGATTACTTGGCAAAATATCACTGATCCTAGCCAAGCTTGGTTTGGCGATCATGCGGTGGGTCTGGGGCAACTACTTCCCCCCGAGCAACCGACCCAAGGCCTGCAAATTTTAGAGCATACTGCCATGCTTCCCCCGGCCACCTTACCGGCGGGTACCTATCGTCTGCGGGTGGAATACCTAGACCGTCGCACCGGCCAAGCGACCCCCATGGCGTTTCCGGCCACCACCGTCCGCCTAGACCCTGGGGCCAAGGCCCTGGCCGCTCCTCCCCTTGATTACGTCACTCAACTCCGTACCTTAGCTCCTGATTTAGCCAGGGGGATTCCGGGCCTCGACCCGATTTTTCAGCAAATTGACCGCCTGAACCTCTACGACCCGACTCAGGATTATTTAAAACAGGCGGATGCCAGTCTGAGCTATCGACTGAGTCAGAATCCCCCCGATCCCGTTGCCCTCACCTATGCTTTGGTTCTCTCCCGTGTCCTCCAGCAGAATCCCCCAACGGCCATTGCGGCCCTGCAATCCCTAGTGCAGTTAGATGGCCAGAATCCCTACGCTCACGCCTACCTGGCCTTTGTCTATCTCTACGATTGGCAAGGTCGTCCCGCAGAACAGGCCTTGGCCCCTGCCTTGGCCCTGGCTCCCAATAATCGAGAAATCAATCTCCTATTGGGTATTGCCAAATTAATGCAGGGTAATCTTTGGGGGGCCTGGCACACCCTTAAACCCTGGCTGTGA
- a CDS encoding alpha/beta fold hydrolase — protein sequence MALSRNPVLLVHGIYDTMAKFRAMAVYLQQRGWEVHRLNLRPNNGTAPLDQLAHQVADYVQANFSHQQKIDLLGFSMGGLVTRYYLQRLQGHQQVQRYISISAPNQGTWLGFGLPRAGVWQMRPGSRFLQDLNQDSQHSLANLDVTVLWTPYDLMILPPESSRLGLGQEIQIPVPIHSWMVSDSRVLQHVEQALVR from the coding sequence ATGGCCCTGTCCCGCAATCCCGTTTTATTAGTACATGGCATCTATGATACGATGGCTAAGTTTAGGGCCATGGCCGTCTACCTCCAACAACGAGGTTGGGAAGTCCATCGCCTCAATTTAAGGCCCAATAATGGGACGGCGCCCCTCGATCAATTGGCTCATCAAGTTGCAGATTACGTCCAAGCAAACTTTTCCCACCAACAAAAAATCGATCTTCTGGGCTTTAGCATGGGAGGCCTGGTCACGCGCTATTACCTCCAACGTCTCCAGGGCCATCAACAAGTCCAACGCTACATTAGCATCTCGGCCCCTAATCAAGGCACCTGGTTGGGGTTTGGCCTCCCCCGGGCCGGTGTCTGGCAAATGCGGCCGGGCAGTCGATTTTTGCAAGACCTCAATCAGGATTCCCAACATAGCTTGGCTAATCTCGACGTTACCGTGTTGTGGACACCCTACGACCTGATGATCTTGCCGCCCGAAAGTTCCCGTCTCGGCCTAGGCCAGGAAATCCAGATTCCCGTTCCCATCCATAGTTGGATGGTGTCCGACTCCCGTGTGCTCCAGCACGTCGAGCAGGCCCTTGTTCGTTGA
- a CDS encoding GIY-YIG nuclease family protein — protein sequence MTYSALADLPFWPYLNDAGDLNPDWQGKTGAYAIYDQQQALQYIGYSRDVRASLLQHLVRQVENCYWVKLQWVERPSRTVLEDIRQAWIAENGALPTGNGEDQALWCQPIPVTPALTEAERLTFDQSDELGQAKLLKTVARRLEAERLAQLQARGAKLEIRFNPKLKEQGLLDVK from the coding sequence ATGACCTATTCTGCCTTGGCCGATCTACCCTTTTGGCCCTACCTCAACGATGCCGGGGATCTCAATCCTGACTGGCAGGGAAAAACCGGAGCCTATGCCATCTATGACCAACAACAGGCCCTCCAGTACATTGGCTATTCTCGGGATGTCCGGGCCAGCCTGCTCCAGCACCTCGTCCGTCAAGTAGAAAATTGTTATTGGGTCAAACTGCAATGGGTGGAACGCCCGAGCCGGACTGTGCTAGAGGACATTCGCCAGGCTTGGATTGCAGAAAACGGGGCCTTGCCAACCGGCAATGGAGAAGACCAAGCCCTCTGGTGTCAGCCGATCCCGGTTACACCGGCCCTGACCGAGGCGGAACGTCTGACCTTTGACCAGAGCGATGAATTGGGCCAGGCGAAGCTATTAAAAACGGTGGCGCGACGGCTAGAGGCGGAACGGCTGGCCCAACTCCAGGCCCGGGGGGCCAAGTTAGAGATTCGCTTCAATCCCAAGCTCAAGGAACAGGGGTTATTGGATGTCAAATAG
- the opcA gene encoding glucose-6-phosphate dehydrogenase assembly protein OpcA — translation MSPSTPPAPPLVSLQDPKDVSLDVIEKELAQIWSTYGNNEDGLAAVRATTFSFVVYEPDAIQSLLAALGFYTGPIDGIAGPRMTAAIKSAQKQYDLPVTGQSNPEFVQRVQEEFKQAQAQGTLTTAAQRLAQPYSPDLEGSGVADAIAASNPCRIITLCPTPEADEGVQAQVAAYCPIQKRHHNALVCCEYITLKGTYNALERVGGIITELMIPELPKFVWWKASPETEYGLFQRLASLANTIIVDSSTFTNPELDLWQTSRLLQHQTNIADLNWGRLAPWQELTAEAFDSPERRRAVGEIDQVAIDYEKGNHTQALMFLGWIASRLQWQPIQYRHEPGDYDIRRVQFLCPSQRIVETELAGLPVADTGKVLGDLISLKLGSTNAQADCGTVLCSGTMGCMRMEAGGGAQNYRIQQVTDLGDQGTEQLLGRQLQRWGQDVLYGESMAIVYDILKLAQTP, via the coding sequence ATGTCCCCAAGTACGCCCCCAGCCCCTCCCCTGGTTTCTCTGCAAGACCCTAAAGATGTTTCTCTGGACGTTATCGAAAAAGAGCTGGCCCAGATTTGGAGCACCTACGGCAATAATGAAGATGGCCTAGCGGCAGTACGGGCCACCACCTTTAGTTTTGTGGTCTATGAACCCGACGCCATTCAATCTCTACTCGCGGCCCTTGGCTTTTACACGGGCCCCATTGACGGTATTGCCGGCCCCCGCATGACCGCCGCTATTAAATCGGCCCAAAAACAGTACGACTTGCCCGTGACGGGCCAATCCAATCCTGAATTTGTCCAACGGGTGCAAGAGGAATTTAAACAAGCCCAGGCTCAGGGAACCCTGACTACGGCGGCCCAACGCCTGGCCCAACCCTACTCCCCCGATCTAGAGGGCAGTGGCGTGGCGGATGCCATTGCTGCTTCCAATCCCTGCCGGATTATTACCCTCTGCCCCACCCCGGAGGCCGACGAAGGCGTCCAGGCCCAGGTGGCGGCCTACTGTCCCATCCAGAAACGCCATCACAATGCCCTAGTCTGCTGTGAGTACATCACCCTCAAGGGCACCTACAATGCCCTTGAGCGCGTTGGCGGCATTATCACCGAACTGATGATCCCGGAACTGCCCAAATTTGTCTGGTGGAAGGCTAGTCCCGAAACCGAGTATGGCTTGTTCCAGCGTCTAGCGAGCTTGGCTAATACGATTATTGTGGATTCCAGTACCTTCACCAATCCCGAATTGGATCTGTGGCAGACCAGTCGCCTGCTCCAGCACCAGACCAATATTGCTGACCTCAATTGGGGTCGTTTGGCCCCCTGGCAGGAACTCACCGCCGAGGCCTTTGATTCTCCTGAGCGTCGTCGCGCGGTGGGAGAAATTGACCAGGTCGCCATTGATTACGAGAAAGGTAATCATACCCAGGCCCTGATGTTTTTGGGGTGGATTGCCAGTCGTCTGCAATGGCAACCCATCCAGTATCGCCATGAACCGGGGGATTACGATATTCGCCGGGTGCAATTCCTTTGTCCAAGTCAGCGGATTGTCGAAACAGAACTGGCTGGTTTACCCGTAGCCGATACCGGCAAAGTGCTGGGAGATTTAATCAGTTTGAAACTTGGCTCCACCAATGCCCAGGCGGATTGTGGAACTGTCCTCTGCTCCGGCACCATGGGCTGTATGCGAATGGAAGCGGGCGGCGGGGCCCAAAATTACCGCATTCAACAAGTGACTGACCTGGGAGACCAAGGCACTGAACAACTTCTGGGCCGACAACTCCAGCGTTGGGGACAGGATGTCCTCTACGGAGAGAGTATGGCCATCGTCTACGACATTTTGAAATTGGCCCAGACGCCCTAG
- a CDS encoding EAL domain-containing protein → MTNTPTVRHILVIEDQKSRRIVTLEENTYDIGRDPSSAIILYDRQVSRHHATLLRINDYQNQHYTYRIIDGNLQGKRSTNGVMVNGQYCLSHELKNGDQITFGSKSRVNYQIVEVDAESSGAPSDSLSPAPALFSPSPLAQRPEQFDREDFDPEVPLSEEAVFSTAILFASEIEEALAEQKQPTQQDNRLFTLAELSPQAIVEITQEGHLLYANPATHRFFPDLQTLQENHPFFAGLFQLTPGISGLALERELNYGGQAFSQQVYVFPEKHLIRCYCGEITAQRRLENNYVELQQRHHLYRQLTTDGFVIVDAHSKQVLEANPTYQHLLGYNETEILDLNLYQLMGTSPEQLDPILRPLQSQDMILLEESQHQRRDGSFIRVGAKIHRQTWGDHLVYCFIVRDLREQQAIEDQLQHQRLADPVTLLPNRLYLEQQLEKRLQPSPEKSLGVLFIHLNAFARLSQSYGYRLGDELLKAVGQALQQGLAGEQTMGYWGDATFGILLPQLKQVEDLSTFAERLLERFRQPVTVAGQDFLLSSTIGIAVYPDDGTTVPELFNHADIALHQLRQEGHNQYQFYNTRFSTEARFQIRLEQLLEQAIAKKQFHLRYQPQLDLQTGAVTGLEAFLRWEHPEVGDIAPNKIIPLAAQSNLIFEISDWVLRQACQHNLAWQKDRLPPVPVSVNLCRQEFYRQELATVVAKILNQTGLDPRWLELEITEAVLRHDPPSAKKTLRDLRNLGVRIALDDFGTGASSLGFITQFDLQTVKLDQQLIRNMRGLPQEKALIAAIVALGKGFQCRVIAEGLEGETQLQLLQQLHCPEAQGYWFSPPLKAKDVTLFLQQRLRA, encoded by the coding sequence ATGACTAATACGCCCACCGTCCGCCATATCTTGGTAATTGAAGACCAGAAGTCTCGTCGTATCGTTACCCTGGAAGAAAATACCTACGATATTGGACGAGATCCCAGTAGCGCCATTATTCTCTACGACCGTCAAGTCTCCCGTCACCACGCCACCCTACTGCGGATTAACGACTACCAAAACCAACACTATACTTATCGCATTATCGACGGCAACCTCCAGGGAAAACGCAGTACTAACGGCGTCATGGTGAATGGCCAATACTGTCTCTCCCACGAATTAAAAAACGGTGACCAGATTACCTTTGGCAGTAAATCACGGGTCAACTACCAGATTGTTGAAGTTGATGCGGAATCCAGCGGCGCTCCCTCTGATAGCCTATCACCGGCCCCGGCGCTCTTTTCCCCCAGTCCCCTTGCCCAACGCCCGGAACAGTTTGACCGGGAAGACTTTGACCCCGAGGTTCCCCTCAGCGAAGAGGCCGTTTTTTCCACAGCTATTCTGTTTGCCTCAGAAATTGAAGAGGCTTTGGCAGAGCAGAAACAACCAACCCAGCAGGACAATCGCCTGTTTACCCTGGCAGAACTCAGTCCCCAGGCCATTGTGGAAATTACCCAGGAGGGGCATCTCCTCTATGCCAATCCCGCCACCCATCGCTTCTTTCCGGATCTCCAGACCCTACAGGAAAATCATCCCTTTTTCGCGGGCCTGTTTCAATTAACTCCGGGTATTAGTGGTCTGGCCCTGGAGCGGGAACTGAACTACGGGGGTCAGGCCTTTAGTCAACAAGTTTATGTCTTTCCCGAAAAACATTTAATTCGCTGTTATTGTGGCGAAATTACGGCCCAACGTCGCCTGGAAAACAACTATGTGGAACTGCAACAACGTCATCATCTTTACCGCCAGTTAACCACTGATGGCTTTGTCATCGTGGATGCCCATAGCAAGCAAGTTCTAGAGGCCAATCCCACCTATCAGCATCTACTGGGTTACAACGAAACAGAAATCCTGGATCTGAATCTTTATCAATTGATGGGAACCAGTCCTGAGCAATTGGATCCCATTCTCAGGCCCCTACAAAGCCAAGACATGATTCTGCTGGAAGAATCCCAACACCAACGGCGGGATGGCAGTTTTATCCGGGTCGGGGCCAAAATCCATCGCCAAACCTGGGGAGACCATCTCGTTTACTGCTTCATTGTGCGGGATCTGCGGGAGCAACAGGCCATTGAAGACCAACTCCAACACCAGCGGCTAGCAGATCCGGTGACTCTCCTTCCCAATCGTCTCTACCTAGAACAGCAACTGGAAAAACGTCTCCAACCGTCCCCCGAAAAATCGTTAGGGGTTCTGTTTATCCACCTCAATGCCTTTGCCCGCCTGAGCCAGAGTTATGGTTATCGCCTAGGAGATGAATTGCTGAAAGCTGTGGGCCAGGCCCTCCAACAAGGCCTTGCCGGGGAACAGACTATGGGCTATTGGGGCGATGCTACCTTTGGTATTCTATTACCCCAGCTTAAACAGGTCGAGGACTTGAGTACCTTTGCCGAGCGGCTGCTGGAACGTTTTCGTCAACCGGTAACAGTAGCCGGCCAAGACTTCCTCCTTAGTAGTACTATCGGTATTGCCGTCTATCCTGACGATGGCACCACCGTCCCGGAACTGTTCAACCATGCGGACATCGCCTTGCACCAGCTCCGCCAAGAGGGACATAATCAGTACCAGTTTTATAATACTCGCTTTAGCACCGAGGCCCGTTTCCAGATCCGTCTAGAGCAACTTTTAGAACAAGCGATTGCTAAGAAGCAATTCCACCTGCGTTATCAACCCCAGCTTGACCTCCAGACAGGAGCGGTCACCGGCCTGGAGGCCTTTCTGCGCTGGGAACATCCGGAAGTGGGCGACATTGCTCCCAATAAAATTATTCCCCTGGCGGCCCAGAGTAACCTGATTTTTGAGATTAGCGATTGGGTCTTGCGTCAGGCCTGTCAGCATAATCTGGCCTGGCAAAAGGATCGACTGCCGCCGGTGCCCGTGAGTGTTAACCTCTGTCGTCAAGAATTTTACCGCCAAGAGTTGGCCACCGTCGTTGCCAAAATCCTGAACCAAACCGGCCTAGACCCCCGTTGGTTAGAACTTGAAATTACCGAGGCCGTTCTGCGCCATGACCCCCCCTCCGCTAAGAAAACCCTCCGGGATCTTCGTAATCTAGGGGTACGCATTGCCCTGGATGATTTTGGCACCGGGGCCTCTAGCCTGGGCTTTATTACCCAGTTCGACTTGCAAACCGTCAAGCTAGACCAACAGTTAATCCGCAATATGCGGGGCCTACCCCAGGAAAAGGCCCTAATTGCGGCCATTGTTGCCCTGGGCAAAGGTTTTCAGTGTCGGGTTATCGCGGAGGGCCTGGAAGGGGAAACCCAGTTACAACTCCTACAACAACTCCATTGCCCGGAAGCCCAGGGCTATTGGTTTAGTCCTCCCCTCAAGGCCAAGGATGTCACTCTCTTTCTTCAGCAACGACTCCGGGCCTAG
- a CDS encoding DNA polymerase III subunit gamma/tau (catalyzes the DNA-template-directed extension of the 3'-end of a DNA strand; the tau chain serves as a scaffold to help in the dimerizaton of the alpha,epsilon and theta core complex; the gamma chain seems to interact with the delta and delta' subunits to transfer the beta subunit on the DNA), which yields MEAVYDLEVEDNHNFVANGLLVHNCHMLSAAAFNALLKTLEEPPERVVFVLATTDPQRVLPTIISRCQRFDYRRIPLASMVAHLTHIAQAEAIALKPEALTLVAQLANGGLRDAESLLDQLSLLPGPVTPEQVWDLVGTVPEQDLLKLLQAIAADNPEQLLDIGRQILNRGREPLVVLQNLASFYLNLLIARTAPQRTDLVAVTASTWQALVQLAQSWPINTILQGQQCLREAEVQLRNTTQPQLWLEVTLLGLLPSAVGNAPAVSTASAVAPSPMPVSPPPSPPVIPEPASPEESVAAVPSPSTPTPLPSPATTDLAQVWQDCLPYLSPAAQALLKVHGSLVHLDTSLAQIGMRSDPLLRMAQQHQADVEVALRRICQRPLQVKFILQMAMAPAVNPSQPVAKPESPQLVPVPSPPPPPKVQALPTPKPSVSTPAPVPPTVNPPSSPSPETETVSQPQDLHKAMERLAKNFEGQWIRAEDSDPTPPSEEHKPMITGRPLPPTLATDDEDIPF from the coding sequence ATTGAAGCTGTTTATGACCTTGAAGTAGAAGATAATCACAATTTTGTTGCCAATGGTCTTCTAGTTCATAACTGCCATATGTTAAGTGCGGCTGCGTTCAATGCCCTACTCAAGACCCTAGAAGAACCTCCAGAACGAGTAGTCTTTGTATTAGCCACAACCGATCCCCAGCGAGTTCTACCCACAATTATTTCCCGCTGTCAACGCTTCGACTATCGCCGTATTCCCCTTGCGTCTATGGTGGCCCACCTCACCCATATTGCCCAGGCAGAGGCCATTGCCTTGAAACCCGAAGCTCTGACCCTGGTGGCCCAGTTGGCCAATGGGGGCCTGCGGGATGCAGAAAGTCTCCTCGACCAACTTAGTTTACTGCCGGGCCCGGTAACCCCGGAACAGGTCTGGGATTTAGTGGGAACGGTGCCAGAGCAAGACCTCTTGAAACTGCTCCAGGCCATTGCCGCTGATAATCCTGAACAGCTTTTGGATATCGGTCGTCAGATCCTGAACCGGGGCCGGGAACCCTTGGTCGTCCTGCAAAACCTAGCTAGCTTTTACCTGAACCTGCTGATTGCCCGCACGGCCCCCCAGCGCACAGACCTCGTAGCAGTGACGGCCTCGACCTGGCAAGCCTTGGTTCAGCTTGCCCAGTCTTGGCCAATTAACACCATTCTTCAGGGCCAACAATGCCTGCGAGAAGCCGAAGTCCAACTCCGCAACACCACCCAACCCCAGCTTTGGCTAGAGGTAACGCTTTTGGGCCTGCTTCCCTCCGCAGTTGGCAATGCCCCTGCCGTATCAACCGCCTCTGCCGTTGCCCCCTCGCCAATGCCAGTGAGTCCACCACCATCGCCTCCAGTGATTCCAGAACCCGCTTCCCCGGAGGAGTCGGTGGCCGCCGTCCCATCGCCCTCAACCCCAACCCCACTACCTTCCCCAGCAACCACGGATCTGGCTCAAGTTTGGCAAGACTGTTTGCCCTATTTGTCCCCAGCGGCCCAGGCCCTCCTAAAGGTACACGGCAGTCTTGTCCACTTAGATACCTCCCTGGCCCAGATCGGTATGCGGAGCGACCCGCTCTTGAGAATGGCCCAACAGCACCAAGCGGATGTTGAAGTGGCCCTGCGGCGGATTTGCCAACGACCACTCCAGGTTAAATTTATTCTCCAAATGGCAATGGCCCCGGCGGTCAATCCTTCCCAACCCGTGGCGAAGCCAGAGTCCCCCCAGCTGGTTCCCGTGCCCTCGCCACCGCCCCCTCCTAAAGTCCAGGCCCTGCCCACTCCCAAGCCGTCTGTTTCTACCCCAGCCCCTGTCCCCCCAACGGTCAATCCTCCCTCGTCCCCCTCTCCAGAGACCGAAACCGTCAGTCAGCCTCAAGACCTTCATAAGGCCATGGAGCGGTTAGCCAAAAACTTTGAGGGCCAGTGGATCCGGGCCGAAGACTCAGACCCGACACCTCCGAGCGAGGAGCATAAACCTATGATTACGGGTCGCCCTCTGCCACCGACACTCGCAACCGATGATGAAGATATTCCTTTCTAG